The Anaeromicrobium sediminis genome window below encodes:
- a CDS encoding MazG-like family protein yields MFKDGNKMDITRNIRLIEWLKSELLTTIASLFEILLKVEKASQETLVDILANIILVTYVLGKRLGINFSRVDMKLEDKLRLGILEKHKIEEWNGDLSALKQHLSRKGS; encoded by the coding sequence GTGTTCAAAGATGGGAATAAGATGGACATAACTAGAAACATAAGGCTTATAGAATGGCTAAAAAGTGAATTGTTAACAACTATAGCCTCATTGTTTGAAATTCTTCTTAAAGTAGAAAAAGCGTCCCAAGAAACATTAGTAGATATTTTGGCTAATATAATATTAGTTACTTATGTGTTAGGGAAGAGACTTGGTATAAATTTTTCTAGAGTTGATATGAAACTAGAGGATAAATTACGTTTAGGAATTTTAGAAAAGCATAAAATAGAAGAATGGAATGGAGATTTGTCTGCGCTCAAGCAACATTTAAGCAGAAAAGGAAGTTAG
- a CDS encoding DHH family phosphoesterase, translating into MRKNLLMKILTPDTKLHLWIISFLVIIIAYYNRIIGIFGLLLVAYLIYHNIKIQYDRKQLWTKYVEDLSSDMDSVTRHAILNSPTPLTVVEFDGEIIWYNKNFSNMFKCDDLLEKNIENIIPDFKLDHVLREKEKYNKVIIEDRCYNLLYNIVKTDKEHDRRYIIMLYWVDVTDYNNLMEVYYNEKPSVLIIEVDNYDDVLNNVNEENKPLMIAEIDRRINLWCSKMNGIVQKYQKDKYIVFMERQNVDTLEARKFTILDEIREIEAGNTIPVTLSIGVGLRGKTFTETREYARAALDLALGRGGDQAVVKREDLIEFYGGKTKAVEKRNKVKARVIAHALRQLIDEAKEVVIMGHKFPDMDSLGAAVGVYRAAKNRGKDAYIVFNKSNAGIKILHDELVESNNYNFITNDQLLDMVSKDTLIVVVDTHRPSFTQCPEVLLKSNKIVLIDHHRRGAEFIDNTVLKYLEPYASSTCELVTEILQYMNDKINIGKLDAESLLAGITVDTKNFTFKTGVRTFEAASYLRRAGADTTNVKQFFQDDLNTFVARAEVVKNARDIGRQIALSICPRDIQDPALVAAQAADELLNIKGIIASFVLGYRGDDEIIISGRSLGDINVQVILEKLGGGGHLTVAGAQLSQVNLEQAIEKLEESIDQYFEEGEDE; encoded by the coding sequence ATGAGAAAAAACCTATTAATGAAGATTTTGACTCCAGATACAAAACTTCACTTATGGATCATATCTTTCCTTGTAATAATAATAGCCTATTATAATCGTATAATAGGCATATTTGGCTTATTATTAGTGGCTTATTTAATATACCATAATATAAAAATTCAATATGACAGAAAACAATTATGGACAAAATATGTGGAAGATTTATCTTCTGATATGGATTCTGTAACTAGGCATGCCATACTAAATTCCCCTACACCACTTACTGTAGTTGAATTCGATGGCGAAATAATATGGTATAATAAGAACTTTTCAAATATGTTTAAATGTGATGATTTATTAGAAAAGAATATTGAAAATATAATACCAGACTTTAAATTAGACCATGTATTGAGAGAAAAAGAAAAATATAACAAGGTAATAATTGAAGATAGATGCTATAATCTATTATATAATATTGTAAAAACTGATAAAGAGCATGATAGAAGATATATCATAATGCTTTATTGGGTAGATGTTACAGATTATAATAATCTAATGGAAGTTTATTATAATGAAAAACCTAGTGTATTAATCATAGAAGTAGATAACTATGATGATGTGCTTAACAACGTAAATGAAGAAAATAAACCCCTTATGATAGCAGAAATAGATAGAAGAATAAACCTTTGGTGTTCTAAGATGAATGGGATTGTTCAGAAATACCAAAAGGATAAATATATAGTATTTATGGAAAGACAAAATGTGGATACATTAGAGGCTAGAAAGTTTACCATACTAGATGAAATAAGAGAAATAGAGGCAGGAAATACAATTCCTGTAACTTTAAGTATAGGTGTTGGTCTTAGAGGCAAGACTTTTACTGAAACTAGAGAATATGCTAGGGCTGCCCTTGATTTAGCATTAGGTCGTGGTGGTGATCAAGCCGTTGTAAAGAGAGAGGACTTAATTGAATTTTATGGCGGAAAAACTAAGGCTGTAGAAAAGAGAAATAAAGTAAAGGCTCGTGTTATAGCCCATGCTTTAAGGCAGCTTATAGATGAAGCAAAGGAAGTAGTAATTATGGGACATAAGTTCCCAGATATGGATAGCTTAGGAGCTGCTGTAGGTGTATATAGGGCTGCTAAAAACAGAGGAAAAGATGCTTATATAGTATTTAATAAAAGTAATGCAGGGATTAAAATACTTCATGATGAGTTAGTAGAAAGTAATAATTATAATTTTATTACAAATGATCAATTGTTAGATATGGTATCTAAAGACACATTAATTGTAGTAGTAGACACACATAGACCAAGTTTTACTCAGTGTCCAGAGGTTCTACTTAAATCAAATAAAATAGTTTTAATAGACCATCACAGAAGAGGGGCAGAGTTCATAGACAATACAGTTTTAAAATATTTAGAACCCTATGCTTCATCCACTTGTGAATTGGTGACTGAAATCCTTCAATATATGAATGACAAAATAAATATAGGTAAATTAGATGCAGAAAGTTTGCTTGCAGGAATAACAGTTGATACGAAGAACTTTACATTTAAAACGGGAGTACGTACCTTTGAAGCAGCTTCTTATCTAAGGCGTGCCGGGGCAGATACTACAAATGTAAAACAATTCTTCCAAGACGATTTAAACACTTTTGTGGCAAGGGCTGAGGTAGTGAAAAATGCAAGGGATATAGGAAGGCAAATTGCATTATCCATTTGCCCAAGGGATATACAAGACCCAGCATTAGTAGCCGCCCAAGCTGCTGATGAACTATTAAATATAAAGGGCATAATAGCATCCTTTGTATTAGGTTATAGAGGGGATGATGAAATCATAATAAGTGGAAGGTCCCTTGGAGATATAAATGTGCAAGTAATACTAGAAAAATTAGGAGGCGGAGGCCACCTTACAGTTGCAGGGGCACAGCTTTCACAGGTGAATCTAGAACAAGCGATAGAAAAGCTTGAAGAGTCTATCGACCAATATTTTGAGGAAGGTGAAGATGAATGA
- a CDS encoding YybS family protein, producing the protein MNIENKTRGMIEAAMIVTLTSVFAVMGTYIPLLTFILLLIPVPFIILAKRRGLSFTLLGLVVASLIISMVTGPVSAFFTMLTPGVMAIVIGYMLSKNYSPGKILIGGSIGAIVSTTILIQITTSIMGVTITDMMTDMMKQSVDMQLSIYKNLKYDETQIQQISSQWEQISKMGMMMIPSMIIIMSTLFSYINYLVASKILKRVSKEEVSELPPLRYVTLPKNIVMGSFLILALTYISGYFNVVNYNTLVLNVLIIFQVVFSIQGLAIVSFFMHKFKLRKPVRIIIYIFVVFSGSFTVILSTLGFVDAIMNIRRLERS; encoded by the coding sequence TTGAATATAGAAAACAAAACTAGAGGTATGATAGAAGCAGCAATGATAGTGACATTAACCTCAGTTTTTGCAGTAATGGGTACATATATACCATTGCTAACATTTATACTGTTGTTGATACCTGTACCATTTATTATTCTTGCTAAGAGAAGGGGTCTTAGCTTTACCCTATTAGGTCTAGTTGTAGCATCCTTAATTATTAGCATGGTAACAGGGCCTGTATCTGCTTTTTTTACAATGTTAACTCCAGGAGTAATGGCAATTGTAATTGGTTATATGTTAAGTAAAAACTATTCTCCAGGTAAAATTTTAATAGGTGGAAGTATAGGTGCAATAGTATCTACTACAATACTTATTCAAATAACCACTAGTATAATGGGAGTTACTATAACAGATATGATGACAGACATGATGAAACAATCTGTTGATATGCAACTTAGTATATATAAAAACTTAAAGTATGATGAAACTCAAATTCAACAAATAAGTAGCCAGTGGGAACAGATATCTAAGATGGGTATGATGATGATACCTAGTATGATTATTATAATGTCTACTTTATTTTCATATATAAATTACTTAGTGGCAAGCAAAATATTAAAGAGAGTAAGCAAAGAGGAAGTTTCAGAATTACCTCCTCTTAGATACGTAACACTACCTAAAAACATTGTTATGGGAAGTTTCTTGATTTTAGCCTTAACTTATATCAGTGGATATTTTAATGTGGTAAATTATAATACATTAGTTCTAAATGTGCTTATAATATTTCAAGTAGTTTTTTCTATACAAGGACTAGCCATAGTAAGTTTTTTTATGCATAAATTTAAATTAAGAAAACCTGTGAGAATTATCATATATATATTTGTAGTATTTAGTGGCTCCTTTACAGTTATATTATCCACCCTAGGTTTTGTAGATGCAATTATGAATATAAGAAGGCTTGAAAGAAGTTAG
- the rplI gene encoding 50S ribosomal protein L9: MKVILLKDIKGTGKKGQVINASDGHARNYLIPRGLAKEATSGNMKILERQNAAEDRKKEEEFQAAKELSAKIEELKIVLKSKAGNGGKLFGSITAKDIATELNKNHGIKVDKRKIKLDDAIRTLGVTIVEVKLHPKVVAKLSVQVLEA, encoded by the coding sequence ATGAAAGTAATTTTATTAAAAGATATAAAGGGAACAGGTAAAAAGGGCCAAGTAATAAATGCTAGTGATGGCCATGCAAGAAATTATTTAATTCCAAGAGGATTGGCTAAAGAAGCTACTAGTGGAAATATGAAGATATTAGAAAGACAAAATGCTGCAGAAGATAGAAAGAAAGAAGAAGAATTTCAAGCAGCTAAGGAATTGTCAGCTAAAATAGAAGAATTAAAAATTGTTTTAAAATCTAAAGCAGGAAATGGTGGAAAATTATTTGGTTCTATAACTGCTAAAGATATTGCTACAGAATTAAATAAGAATCATGGAATTAAAGTTGATAAAAGAAAAATTAAGTTAGATGATGCTATCAGAACATTGGGAGTGACTATTGTGGAAGTAAAGTTACATCCTAAGGTAGTAGCAAAACTTAGTGTACAGGTTTTAGAAGCTTAA
- a CDS encoding DUF3343 domain-containing protein — protein MLDKEFYVLAFDSTHYAINTEKKLKEHLKIETIPTPREISTSCGLSIKFGVELLDKVMELVKEDLNNMKLYRIVREGIKKNVYPMSI, from the coding sequence ATGTTAGATAAAGAATTTTATGTATTAGCTTTTGATTCAACTCATTATGCCATAAATACAGAAAAGAAATTAAAGGAACATTTAAAAATAGAAACCATACCTACTCCAAGGGAAATTAGTACAAGCTGTGGTCTCTCTATTAAGTTTGGGGTGGAACTTTTAGATAAGGTTATGGAGTTAGTGAAAGAAGACTTAAATAATATGAAGTTATATAGAATTGTAAGAGAAGGCATTAAAAAGAATGTCTATCCTATGAGTATATAA
- the rpsF gene encoding 30S ribosomal protein S6, whose amino-acid sequence MRKYETMFILKTGLEQEVKEKLMNKFKGIIEADGEIEKIDEWGNRKLAYEIDKNVEGYYVVINFKAATDVPKELDRNFKIADQVMRSIIVNVDEK is encoded by the coding sequence ATGAGAAAGTACGAAACTATGTTTATTTTAAAGACTGGACTTGAGCAAGAAGTAAAAGAAAAGTTAATGAACAAGTTCAAGGGAATCATCGAAGCTGATGGTGAAATTGAAAAGATTGACGAGTGGGGTAACAGAAAGTTAGCTTATGAAATCGATAAGAACGTAGAAGGATACTATGTAGTTATAAACTTCAAAGCAGCTACAGATGTTCCTAAAGAATTAGACAGAAACTTCAAGATTGCTGATCAAGTTATGAGAAGCATCATCGTAAACGTAGACGAAAAGTAA
- a CDS encoding DUF951 domain-containing protein has translation MAMQLYVGDIIQVKKQHPCGSSEFEIMRTGMDFRIKCLGCGKQIWIDRPKLEKRIKTIVKREEVQE, from the coding sequence ATGGCCATGCAATTATATGTTGGTGATATAATTCAAGTTAAAAAGCAGCATCCTTGTGGAAGCAGTGAATTTGAAATTATGAGAACTGGGATGGATTTTAGAATCAAATGCTTAGGCTGTGGAAAACAAATATGGATTGATAGACCAAAACTTGAAAAGAGGATCAAAACAATTGTTAAGAGAGAAGAAGTACAAGAGTAA
- a CDS encoding ferritin family protein, whose protein sequence is MIFSNLNELEVLKIAKGIEETGYNFYKSAAEKFKDLDVREMFEHLADEEMEHMVTFQRIYERVKEKSLNVDVNSFDKETTAYLTAISETSVFNVNNVTGGAISLVTTPADVIKMGIQAEKDSILFYETVLKHTKEELTQKTLRRLIKEEIKHLHEFKNLLEEVK, encoded by the coding sequence ATGATTTTTTCTAATTTAAATGAGTTGGAAGTTTTAAAAATAGCAAAAGGCATTGAAGAAACAGGATATAATTTTTATAAAAGTGCAGCTGAAAAGTTTAAAGACTTAGATGTTAGAGAAATGTTTGAACATCTAGCAGATGAAGAAATGGAACATATGGTAACTTTCCAAAGAATATATGAGAGAGTTAAAGAAAAGTCTTTAAATGTGGATGTTAATTCTTTTGACAAAGAAACAACGGCTTACCTAACGGCCATTAGTGAAACTTCAGTATTTAACGTGAATAATGTGACAGGAGGAGCTATTTCATTAGTAACAACTCCTGCAGATGTGATTAAGATGGGAATACAAGCAGAAAAGGATTCCATATTATTTTATGAAACTGTTTTAAAACACACTAAAGAAGAGTTAACTCAAAAGACTTTAAGAAGACTTATAAAAGAAGAGATTAAGCATCTTCATGAATTTAAAAATTTATTAGAAGAAGTAAAGTAG
- the dnaB gene encoding replicative DNA helicase, giving the protein MESLGRIPPHNMDAEQSVLGSMILDKEAIITVAEILRWDDFYRESHGQIYAAIIDLYKKDEPVDLVTLSEALIQRNMLEPIGGITYLTSLSDAVPTTTNVKYYAQIVEEKSILRRLIKASSEILDKGYSADEDVMKILDVAEKSIFDISQKRNQDGFSAIKDILLGTFNQIEELYENKGGITGLTSGFTDIDRKTSGLQKSDLILIAARPSMGKTAFSLNVAQNAAIKGGASVAVFSLEMAKDQLVQRMLSAESLIEIQKIRTGDLTEEEWPRLARAMGPLSEAQVFIDDTPGISVMEMRAKCRRLKMEKGLDLVLIDYLQLMTGEGESRQQEISNISRALKGLAREMDCPVIALSQLSRAPELRADHRPILSDLRESGAIEQDADIVMFLYRDEYYHADSEKKNIGEVIIAKQRNGSTGTVELAWLGQFTKFADLDRYHE; this is encoded by the coding sequence ATGGAAAGCTTAGGAAGAATACCACCACATAATATGGATGCAGAACAATCTGTATTAGGTTCTATGATACTAGATAAAGAAGCTATAATCACAGTGGCAGAAATTTTAAGGTGGGACGATTTTTATAGGGAGTCTCATGGCCAAATTTATGCAGCCATAATAGATCTTTATAAAAAGGATGAACCAGTAGATCTAGTTACCCTATCAGAGGCTCTTATACAAAGAAATATGTTAGAGCCAATTGGTGGAATAACTTATTTGACTAGCCTTTCTGATGCGGTGCCTACTACTACTAACGTAAAATACTATGCACAAATAGTAGAAGAAAAATCTATTTTAAGAAGACTTATAAAAGCTTCTTCTGAAATCCTTGATAAGGGATATAGTGCAGATGAAGATGTTATGAAAATTTTAGATGTGGCTGAAAAAAGTATATTTGACATATCTCAAAAGAGAAATCAAGATGGATTTAGTGCCATAAAAGATATATTATTAGGTACTTTCAACCAGATAGAAGAATTGTATGAAAATAAAGGTGGAATTACAGGGCTTACTTCTGGATTCACGGATATAGATAGAAAGACTTCTGGTCTTCAAAAATCCGATTTAATACTAATTGCAGCAAGACCTAGTATGGGAAAAACGGCATTCTCCCTGAATGTGGCACAAAATGCTGCCATAAAAGGTGGAGCATCTGTTGCTGTATTCAGTCTGGAGATGGCAAAGGATCAGTTGGTCCAACGTATGCTTAGTGCCGAATCATTAATAGAGATACAAAAGATAAGAACTGGTGATTTAACAGAAGAAGAATGGCCAAGATTAGCTCGTGCCATGGGACCACTATCAGAGGCACAGGTTTTTATAGATGATACTCCAGGTATAAGTGTAATGGAAATGAGAGCAAAATGTAGAAGACTTAAAATGGAGAAGGGACTAGACCTAGTATTAATAGATTACCTGCAACTTATGACTGGTGAAGGGGAAAGTAGACAGCAGGAAATTTCTAATATATCTAGAGCATTAAAGGGGTTAGCAAGGGAAATGGATTGTCCTGTTATAGCCTTATCCCAGCTATCTCGTGCACCTGAATTAAGAGCAGACCATAGACCAATACTTTCGGATCTGAGAGAATCTGGAGCCATAGAACAGGATGCGGATATAGTAATGTTCTTATATAGGGATGAATATTATCATGCAGATTCGGAGAAAAAAAATATAGGTGAAGTTATTATAGCAAAACAACGTAATGGTTCTACAGGAACTGTAGAGCTAGCTTGGTTGGGTCAGTTCACAAAGTTTGCTGATTTAGACAGATATCATGAATAA
- the rpsR gene encoding 30S ribosomal protein S18 has product MMKRRRGRKKKVCSFCVEKATTIDYKDTKKLGKYVTERGKILPRRISGTCATHQRALTTAIKKSRTMALLPYSAE; this is encoded by the coding sequence ATGATGAAAAGAAGACGTGGACGTAAGAAAAAAGTATGTTCTTTCTGTGTAGAGAAAGCAACTACTATAGATTACAAAGACACTAAAAAATTAGGTAAATACGTTACTGAAAGAGGTAAGATTTTACCTAGAAGAATTTCAGGAACTTGCGCTACTCACCAAAGAGCGTTAACTACTGCAATTAAAAAATCAAGAACTATGGCATTATTACCATACTCTGCAGAGTAA
- a CDS encoding mechanosensitive ion channel family protein: MSATLSVSKIYNDLTLYTSHLIKIGTLLIMTIVAVKISTALINKFFENKSKLKIVGEEKRLDTIKGIIVSVVKYTIYFVGLTPILEIFEINIGSLIAAAGVGGLAIGFGAQSLIKDVITGFFILLENQFQVGDYVAVDDLSGIVEEMTLRVTILRDFNGDMHIIPNGTINRLTNKCRGSMRAWIEVGVAYEENIDHVIDRLNYLFDKIENENIIGKAQTLGVTNFGSSEVTIAIIARCTPMNQWDVERFLRKEIKNMFDKEGIEIPYEKRVIIQEK; this comes from the coding sequence ATGAGTGCGACTTTATCTGTAAGTAAAATATACAATGACCTTACCCTATATACATCACATTTAATTAAAATAGGAACATTACTTATAATGACTATAGTGGCGGTGAAAATAAGTACTGCCCTAATAAATAAATTTTTTGAAAATAAATCTAAATTAAAGATTGTAGGGGAAGAAAAACGATTAGACACTATAAAGGGTATAATAGTGAGTGTGGTAAAATACACCATATACTTTGTGGGATTAACACCAATACTTGAAATCTTTGAAATTAACATAGGGTCCCTAATAGCAGCAGCTGGAGTAGGTGGACTAGCTATTGGTTTTGGAGCTCAAAGCTTAATTAAAGATGTAATAACAGGTTTTTTTATTTTATTAGAAAATCAATTTCAGGTAGGAGATTATGTGGCTGTAGATGACTTATCTGGAATAGTAGAAGAAATGACTTTGAGAGTAACTATCTTGAGGGATTTTAATGGAGATATGCATATAATTCCCAATGGTACTATTAACAGACTTACAAATAAATGTAGGGGTTCTATGAGGGCTTGGATTGAAGTAGGAGTAGCCTACGAAGAGAATATAGATCATGTAATAGATAGACTCAATTACCTATTTGATAAAATAGAAAATGAAAATATAATAGGAAAAGCCCAAACTCTAGGAGTAACTAATTTTGGATCAAGTGAAGTAACTATAGCAATAATAGCTAGATGTACTCCCATGAACCAATGGGATGTGGAAAGATTCTTAAGAAAAGAAATAAAGAATATGTTTGATAAAGAGGGAATAGAAATTCCTTATGAAAAGAGAGTTATAATACAAGAAAAATAA
- a CDS encoding DUF5711 family protein, translating into MAKKSFRLSITIFILASILTSVFYKGADWILEKTKKPFNLELVYTFEHENTTNVVRPFKNNIVIYEDNYIKVYTKEGQIICNILAEYKKPFILTSNNLFFTGDKETGYISAKDEKGNIVWDYEVKEKIKYITNDSTGNIALITESENKSNILVLNEQGKVKGRFSINKSSVVDMALSEGGEKVGLSILEIGSSMKSSTALYWAKGGLIGGQTYNDEIIPNIFFTEDDTLISIGDKNVAAFHKSGPLWKRPIDGTLKRVAFNKNGQIALNITREKKAIIDTKRQNFILVLDKDNNEQVISGVNGKVIDMDFIDENLFFCTDRTLFFVQRDTINKNKLTGNKTIDQNELKEKKINNDIKFIKKLDNTYILLGLKDKTKVYGIKYEPN; encoded by the coding sequence ATGGCTAAAAAATCATTTAGATTAAGTATAACCATTTTTATTTTAGCATCTATACTTACATCTGTATTTTATAAAGGAGCAGACTGGATATTAGAAAAGACAAAGAAGCCTTTTAATTTGGAATTAGTATATACATTTGAACATGAAAATACAACTAATGTGGTGAGACCCTTTAAAAACAACATAGTAATATATGAGGACAATTATATAAAAGTATATACAAAAGAGGGACAAATAATATGCAATATCCTAGCTGAATATAAAAAACCATTTATACTTACGTCTAATAATTTATTTTTTACAGGAGACAAGGAGACTGGATATATTAGCGCAAAGGATGAAAAGGGAAATATTGTTTGGGATTATGAAGTAAAGGAAAAAATAAAATATATAACCAATGATAGCACTGGAAATATAGCTTTAATTACGGAATCGGAAAACAAGTCTAACATATTAGTTCTAAATGAGCAGGGAAAGGTAAAAGGAAGATTTTCCATAAACAAAAGTTCCGTTGTAGATATGGCCTTGTCTGAAGGTGGAGAAAAAGTAGGCCTATCCATATTGGAAATCGGTAGTTCCATGAAATCTTCAACAGCCCTTTACTGGGCAAAAGGAGGCCTTATAGGGGGACAAACCTATAATGATGAAATAATACCAAACATATTCTTTACGGAAGATGATACATTAATTAGTATAGGAGATAAGAATGTGGCAGCCTTCCATAAAAGTGGTCCCCTATGGAAAAGACCTATAGATGGAACTTTAAAAAGAGTAGCATTTAATAAAAATGGCCAAATTGCATTGAATATAACTAGAGAAAAAAAGGCCATAATAGATACAAAAAGGCAAAACTTTATATTAGTTTTAGATAAGGATAATAATGAGCAAGTTATTAGTGGTGTAAATGGTAAAGTGATAGATATGGATTTTATAGATGAAAATCTTTTCTTTTGTACAGATAGAACATTATTTTTTGTCCAAAGGGATACTATTAATAAAAATAAGTTGACGGGAAATAAAACTATAGATCAAAATGAATTGAAAGAAAAGAAAATAAATAATGATATTAAGTTCATAAAAAAATTAGATAATACGTATATTTTACTAGGATTAAAAGACAAAACTAAAGTATATGGTATAAAGTATGAGCCAAACTAG
- the yedF gene encoding sulfurtransferase-like selenium metabolism protein YedF: MNQEIDARGLQCPKPVIETKKILDKLQDGSIVTIVDNEVAMKNVSKLAQSMAYDVDVKQIESDYHINIYKGSMEPMVNMSKNTNGETVILIGDETLGQGAEELGKILMKGYIYTITEYDPYPKSILFINSGVKLTIEGSEVIDYLRGLEKEGVEILSCGTCLDYYKIKDKLAVGGVTNMYTIVDTLHSAKNKVTL, encoded by the coding sequence ATGAATCAGGAAATTGATGCAAGAGGATTACAATGTCCAAAACCAGTTATAGAAACTAAAAAGATATTAGATAAATTGCAAGATGGAAGTATAGTTACCATAGTGGATAATGAAGTTGCCATGAAAAATGTAAGTAAATTAGCCCAGAGTATGGCTTATGATGTGGATGTAAAGCAAATAGAAAGTGATTATCACATAAACATATATAAGGGCAGTATGGAACCTATGGTAAATATGAGTAAAAACACTAATGGTGAGACGGTAATTCTTATAGGTGATGAAACCTTAGGACAGGGAGCTGAGGAGTTAGGAAAAATTTTAATGAAAGGATACATATACACTATTACAGAGTATGATCCTTATCCTAAATCCATATTATTTATTAATAGTGGAGTAAAGCTTACTATAGAAGGTTCTGAAGTTATAGACTATTTAAGAGGACTAGAAAAAGAAGGTGTGGAGATACTTTCTTGTGGAACTTGTCTAGATTATTATAAAATTAAGGATAAGTTAGCTGTAGGTGGAGTAACTAATATGTATACTATAGTAGATACATTACACAGTGCAAAGAATAAGGTTACATTATAG
- a CDS encoding CvpA family protein — protein sequence MSLVDSCVLIVCALSTLMGYLSGLIKSFFSIASYFIAGYVAKLYYKSVAVYIVENTSIGESINNLVSNSIATSAVPVMGNALTNNVIFTTMTLSIVNIISIILVFIIVKIILSIASTLLNGVASLPILNGLNRLGGGAFGFVRGILIIFIVFAVIVPFNLNKNGKIEDEINKSKFGKILYINNPIIKIVEGDFYESGN from the coding sequence ATGAGTTTAGTAGATTCGTGTGTATTGATAGTATGTGCACTTAGTACCCTAATGGGATATTTAAGTGGCCTTATAAAGTCATTTTTTAGTATAGCTAGCTATTTCATAGCAGGATATGTGGCAAAGCTATATTATAAAAGTGTAGCTGTATATATAGTAGAAAACACTTCTATAGGTGAGAGTATAAACAACTTGGTTTCTAATAGTATAGCCACCAGTGCAGTACCTGTTATGGGAAATGCTTTAACTAATAATGTGATATTTACTACTATGACTTTGTCTATAGTAAATATTATAAGCATAATTTTAGTATTTATTATAGTAAAAATTATTCTATCTATAGCATCTACTTTATTAAATGGTGTAGCTTCATTACCCATATTAAATGGATTAAATCGTCTAGGTGGAGGAGCCTTTGGTTTTGTAAGGGGCATACTAATAATTTTTATAGTTTTTGCTGTGATTGTACCATTTAATTTAAACAAAAATGGTAAAATAGAAGATGAAATAAATAAGTCGAAATTTGGAAAAATATTATATATTAATAATCCAATTATAAAAATTGTAGAGGGGGATTTTTATGAATCAGGAAATTGA
- a CDS encoding single-stranded DNA-binding protein: MNSVVLVGNLARDPELRFTAGSGKAVATFSLAVNRPFAKEGQQNADFLRIVVFGKSAENCANYLSKGSKVAIQGRIQTGSYETSTGEKRYTTDIVADRVEFLSRVNKENQGGFGQDDFGGGFNNNNNPEGFQALDDDDDDIPF; encoded by the coding sequence ATGAATAGTGTAGTTTTAGTTGGGAATCTCGCAAGAGATCCAGAACTTAGATTTACTGCAGGATCAGGAAAAGCCGTAGCCACCTTTAGTTTAGCAGTAAATAGACCTTTTGCTAAGGAAGGTCAACAAAATGCTGATTTTCTTAGAATTGTAGTTTTCGGTAAATCTGCTGAAAACTGTGCTAATTACCTTTCTAAAGGTTCAAAAGTAGCAATTCAAGGAAGAATACAAACAGGTAGTTATGAAACTTCAACGGGAGAAAAAAGATACACTACAGATATTGTAGCTGATAGGGTAGAATTTTTAAGCCGTGTTAATAAAGAAAATCAAGGTGGATTTGGACAAGATGACTTCGGTGGAGGATTTAACAATAATAATAATCCAGAAGGATTCCAAGCACTTGATGATGACGATGACGATATTCCATTCTAA